The following proteins are co-located in the Pomacea canaliculata isolate SZHN2017 linkage group LG8, ASM307304v1, whole genome shotgun sequence genome:
- the LOC112569889 gene encoding ras-related protein Rab-1A, whose product MSTMNPEYDYLFKLLLIGDSGVGKSCLLLRFADDTYTESYISTIGVDFKIRTIELDGKTIKLQIWDTAGQERFRTITSSYYRGAHGIIVVYDVTDQESFNNVKQWLQEIDRYASENVNKLLVGNKCDLTTKKVVDYTTAKEYADQLGIPFLETSAKNATNVEQAFMTMAAEIKNRMGPVTAASENKPSVKINSSTPVKQGGGGCC is encoded by the exons ATGTCAACAATGAATCCAGAGTA TGACTATCTCTTTAAACTGTTGCTCATTGGTGATTCTGGTGTTGGAAAGTCTTGCCTTCTTTTAAGGTTTGCA GATGATACATACACAGAAAGCTACATCAGCACAATTGGTGTAGACTTT aaaatccgAACAATAGAACTAGACGGAAAGACGATAAAGCTACAGATT tGGGACACTGCTGGACAGGAGAGATTCAGGACCATCACTTCAAGTTATTATCGTGGTGCTCATGGCATTATCGTTGTCTATGATGTTACAGACCAG GAATCCTTCAACAATGTGAAGCAGTGGCTTCAAGAAATTGACCGATATGCCAGCGAGAATGTCAATAAGCTCTTGGTAGGCAACAAATGTGACCTCACCACAAAGAAAGTGGTAGATTACACTACAGCAAAG gAGTATGCTGATCAGTTGGGCATACCCTTTCTGGAAACAAGTGCAAAGAATGCCACCAATGTAGAGCAGGCGTTCATGACAATGGCGGCTGAGATCAAGAACAGGATGGGCCCTGTCACTGCTGCCTCAGAAAACAAGCCCAGTGTCAAAATAAACTCCAGCACTCCTGTCAAGCAAGGAGGTGGTGGCTGCTGTTAA